A single region of the Kineosporiaceae bacterium SCSIO 59966 genome encodes:
- a CDS encoding phosphomannose isomerase type II C-terminal cupin domain — translation MPTSGTDREAAVLVAERPWGGFLQLCANEPCTVKIITVQPGHRLSLQRHQNRDEMWQPLDVPMTVQVDDRTWTLGVGERVVVPAGSLHRLGNDTDRPGRVLELAFGDFDEADIERLEDDYARCPGTDRRG, via the coding sequence ATGCCCACCAGTGGCACCGACCGCGAGGCCGCGGTCCTCGTCGCCGAGCGGCCGTGGGGCGGCTTCCTCCAGCTGTGCGCCAACGAGCCCTGCACGGTCAAGATCATCACGGTGCAGCCGGGGCACCGGCTCAGCCTGCAGCGCCACCAGAACCGCGACGAGATGTGGCAGCCGCTCGACGTGCCGATGACGGTCCAGGTCGACGACCGGACGTGGACGCTCGGCGTCGGCGAGCGAGTGGTCGTGCCCGCCGGGTCGCTGCACCGGCTGGGTAACGACACCGACCGCCCCGGCCGCGTCCTCGAGCTGGCCTTCGGCGACTTCGACGAGGCCGACATCGAGCGGCTCGAGGACGACTACGCCCGGTGCCCGGGGACGGATCGGCGCGGGTAG
- a CDS encoding WhiB family transcriptional regulator, whose protein sequence is MGEAIVLDPRFEDDAELQWQERALCAQTDPEAFFPEKGGSTREAKKVCASCEVRVECLEYALTHDERFGIWGGLSERERRRVKRQAV, encoded by the coding sequence GTGGGGGAGGCCATCGTGCTCGACCCCCGCTTCGAGGACGACGCCGAGCTGCAGTGGCAGGAGCGCGCCCTGTGCGCGCAGACCGACCCGGAGGCGTTCTTCCCCGAGAAGGGCGGCTCGACCCGGGAGGCCAAGAAGGTCTGCGCCTCCTGCGAGGTGCGGGTCGAGTGCCTCGAGTACGCGCTCACCCACGACGAGCGGTTCGGCATCTGGGGCGGCCTGAGCGAGCGGGAGCGCCGCCGGGTGAAGAGGCAGGCGGTCTGA
- a CDS encoding DUF222 domain-containing protein has product MTTGTAVATGEGAASRLRREVERALSAAPGPDLAAALADLTGRDDLSAREWVEVCIGWQRLISYATAGQLVAVAELDRALPTSPVARRGTAAVPPGRRAADELAPALRVAPGTASALVNRARVVDRELPAAADALADGEMTPAQLEVLVGSCTGQPPHVRRRLEVEAVRRCGRRTPRQLRGDLAVVAQQVDPDAAARAAERGRAARDVSLRPSPLAGCSRLVLDLPHLEATASWLAVNGAARRAAARGVRADGTAETRTLGQLRADLAAALLTGRADPVDPALVPTPERLADLAEVQVVVDAATLAGADADTAGAVPGHIPGTGPVDAAHVRWVAARAPWRRVDVDPVTGVLRAVADDTVPPTQEDRVRRVVSGPPPSPPPAAGGYRPTDRLRRFVQMRDATCIGPACHHGTDGTQLDHTRGYDPRTGALTSAGNLGSPCQRVHNAKTHGGWILRQPVPGRFIWISPTGRSYVRRAQPLLPAWHGNGAHGNDAHGNDQTDDPP; this is encoded by the coding sequence ATGACCACGGGGACGGCGGTGGCGACCGGCGAGGGTGCTGCGTCGCGGCTGCGCCGGGAGGTGGAGCGGGCGCTGTCGGCGGCGCCGGGCCCGGACCTGGCGGCGGCCCTGGCGGACCTCACGGGGCGGGACGACCTGTCGGCCCGGGAGTGGGTGGAGGTCTGCATCGGCTGGCAGCGGCTGATCTCCTACGCGACGGCCGGGCAGCTCGTGGCGGTCGCCGAGCTCGACCGGGCGCTGCCGACCTCGCCCGTGGCCCGGCGGGGGACGGCGGCGGTGCCGCCGGGACGCCGGGCGGCCGACGAGCTCGCGCCGGCGCTGCGAGTGGCTCCGGGGACGGCGTCGGCGCTGGTGAACCGGGCCCGGGTGGTGGACCGGGAGCTGCCGGCGGCCGCGGACGCCCTGGCCGACGGTGAGATGACCCCGGCGCAGCTGGAGGTGCTGGTCGGGTCGTGCACCGGCCAGCCGCCGCACGTGCGGCGGCGCCTGGAGGTCGAGGCGGTGCGCCGCTGCGGCCGGCGCACGCCGCGTCAGCTGCGGGGGGACCTGGCGGTGGTGGCCCAGCAGGTGGACCCGGACGCCGCGGCCCGGGCCGCCGAGCGGGGCCGGGCGGCCCGGGACGTGTCGCTGCGGCCCTCCCCGCTGGCGGGCTGCTCCCGGCTGGTGCTGGACCTGCCGCACCTGGAGGCCACCGCGTCGTGGTTGGCGGTCAACGGCGCCGCCCGCCGCGCCGCGGCCCGCGGGGTGCGCGCCGACGGGACCGCCGAGACCCGCACGCTGGGTCAGCTGCGGGCCGACCTGGCGGCCGCCCTGCTGACCGGGCGGGCTGACCCGGTGGACCCGGCGCTGGTGCCGACCCCCGAGCGGCTCGCCGACCTCGCCGAGGTGCAGGTCGTCGTGGACGCCGCCACCCTCGCCGGGGCGGACGCCGACACCGCTGGCGCGGTGCCGGGGCACATCCCCGGGACCGGTCCGGTGGACGCCGCCCACGTGCGGTGGGTCGCGGCCCGGGCTCCGTGGCGGCGGGTGGACGTCGACCCGGTGACCGGGGTGCTGCGGGCCGTCGCCGACGACACCGTGCCCCCCACGCAGGAGGACCGGGTGCGGCGGGTGGTGTCCGGGCCGCCACCGTCCCCGCCGCCGGCGGCGGGCGGGTACCGGCCCACCGACCGGTTGCGCCGGTTCGTCCAGATGCGGGACGCCACATGTATCGGCCCGGCGTGCCACCACGGCACCGACGGCACCCAGCTGGACCACACCCGCGGCTACGACCCCCGCACCGGGGCGCTGACCAGCGCCGGCAATCTGGGCAGCCCGTGCCAGCGGGTCCACAACGCCAAGACCCACGGCGGGTGGATCCTGCGCCAGCCCGTCCCCGGCCGGTTCATCTGGATCAGCCCGACCGGCCGCTCCTACGTCCGCCGCGCCCAGCCCCTGCTCCCCGCCTGGCACGGCAACGGCGCGCACGGCAACGACGCGCACGGCAACGACCAGACCGACGACCCACCGTGA
- a CDS encoding 2-phospho-L-lactate transferase — MRVTALTGGVGGARFLRGLLHSLRTSGDPARRDAEVTVVANTADDITLHGLRVCPDLDTVMYTLGGGVDEERGWGRREETSTVAEELAAYGVEQWFTLGDRDVATHVLRTHLLGLGYPLSQVTAALCARWQPGVTLLPMSDDSVETHVVVEDEPGGQRAMHFQEWWVRHRAGLPAQRIVAVGAEQARPAPGVLDALRDADVVLLPPSNPVVSIGTILAVPGVRDALRGTRAPVIGVSPVIGGAPVRGMADKCLAVLGLPPTAEAVAGLYADLLDGWLVDTADADLRRVPGGSAAPVVARPLLMTDVEASAAIAAAALDLADQVRPR; from the coding sequence ATGCGCGTGACGGCCCTGACCGGCGGCGTCGGAGGGGCCCGGTTCCTCCGCGGCCTGCTGCACTCGCTGCGCACCTCGGGCGACCCAGCCCGGCGGGACGCCGAGGTGACCGTGGTCGCCAACACCGCCGACGACATCACCCTGCACGGCCTGCGGGTCTGCCCGGACCTCGACACGGTCATGTACACCCTGGGCGGCGGGGTCGACGAGGAGCGGGGCTGGGGCCGCCGCGAGGAGACCTCCACGGTCGCCGAGGAGCTCGCCGCGTACGGCGTCGAGCAGTGGTTCACCCTCGGCGACCGGGACGTCGCCACCCACGTGCTGCGCACCCACCTGCTGGGGCTCGGCTACCCGCTGTCCCAGGTGACCGCCGCGCTGTGCGCGCGCTGGCAGCCGGGGGTGACCCTGCTGCCGATGAGCGACGACTCCGTGGAGACCCACGTCGTCGTGGAGGACGAGCCCGGCGGGCAGCGGGCGATGCACTTCCAGGAGTGGTGGGTCCGCCACCGGGCCGGCCTGCCGGCGCAGCGGATCGTCGCGGTCGGCGCCGAGCAGGCCCGCCCGGCGCCCGGCGTGCTGGACGCACTCCGGGACGCCGACGTCGTCCTGCTCCCGCCGAGCAACCCAGTGGTGTCGATCGGCACGATCCTCGCGGTGCCCGGCGTCCGGGACGCCCTGCGCGGCACCCGGGCCCCGGTGATCGGCGTCTCCCCGGTGATCGGCGGGGCCCCGGTGCGCGGGATGGCCGACAAGTGCCTCGCCGTGCTGGGTCTACCGCCCACCGCCGAGGCGGTCGCGGGCCTGTACGCCGACCTGCTCGACGGGTGGCTCGTCGACACCGCGGACGCCGACCTGCGCCGGGTCCCCGGCGGGTCGGCGGCGCCGGTCGTGGCCCGTCCGCTGCTGATGACCGACGTCGAGGCCAGCGCCGCCATCGCGGCGGCCGCGCTCGACCTCGCCGACCAGGTGCGCCCGCGGTGA